A genomic region of Nitrosomonas ureae contains the following coding sequences:
- a CDS encoding MerR family transcriptional regulator, whose protein sequence is MNHFDLVTIDKFAELTGLTSEAIRQYKKKGQLREKIHWIKAPNGRIFIKVKAAYAWIEGKEA, encoded by the coding sequence ATGAATCATTTCGACCTCGTCACCATTGACAAATTTGCTGAACTTACAGGCCTTACCTCAGAAGCTATTCGCCAATATAAAAAGAAAGGACAATTGAGAGAGAAAATTCATTGGATAAAAGCGCCAAATGGACGAATCTTCATCAAAGTTAAAGCAGCATACGCATGGATAGAAGGCAAAGAGGCATAA
- a CDS encoding replication endonuclease, whose translation MAQVVFADNHTAAYGTENCRRMRRHIFSELSPIAGDLAAQYIKTAERSSFEQANNELQDIYNQLRIEDLNLCADHEELLNAAKRYAEKCYLARNRAKSPSDAYQACLRIVDHYQVKRPSIKGDKLEPALNRMCCHHWWFRRIKILRLRKIETIARNIELVSRLRGTYASDYTIHAKRKQKERNRLYLATNFVNNQNGEIFSLQTLADRSVSNPAIRRAELMTRIRGFEMVADHLGHVGEFYTVTTPSRMHACLHHGVTHPRYDGTSVLQAHEYLTHIWSLIRAELHRQGIQPYGFRVVEPHHDGTPHWHLLLFMPEKHREAVRKVMRHYALLDNGNEPGAQERRFKSEAIDPAKGTAVGYIAKYISKNIDGFALDQDLYGNDAVKAAERITAWANTWGIRQFQQIGGPSVTVWRQLRKLDKADDPELESIRQSATASDWAAFMLAMGNPEAPHRSHAIKPFYDESKRLNPMNGEVYSPATGRYGDSAPLRVSGILWKGSSYSTRKHVWMLFKVDSEDVTLRSEAQAERTQCHAGAVSLGLVSITVPTPFHPQKVNHENPTQH comes from the coding sequence TTGGCACAAGTCGTTTTTGCCGATAATCACACCGCAGCCTATGGAACAGAAAATTGCCGTCGCATGCGGCGCCATATTTTCAGCGAGCTTTCCCCGATTGCGGGAGACTTGGCGGCGCAATACATCAAAACGGCTGAACGTTCCAGCTTTGAGCAAGCAAACAATGAACTGCAAGATATTTATAATCAGCTGCGCATTGAAGATCTGAATCTATGCGCAGATCATGAAGAATTGCTCAATGCCGCCAAGCGTTATGCAGAAAAATGTTATCTGGCACGCAACCGCGCAAAATCCCCTTCTGATGCCTATCAAGCCTGTTTGCGCATAGTCGATCATTATCAAGTCAAGCGGCCATCCATCAAAGGCGATAAACTGGAACCGGCACTAAACCGGATGTGCTGTCATCACTGGTGGTTTCGCAGAATCAAGATATTGCGACTGCGAAAGATTGAAACCATTGCCAGAAATATTGAATTGGTCAGCCGCCTGCGTGGCACGTATGCCAGCGACTACACCATTCACGCTAAGCGCAAACAAAAGGAAAGAAATCGTTTGTATCTGGCCACGAATTTTGTAAATAACCAGAACGGCGAGATTTTTTCCCTGCAGACCCTAGCCGATCGTTCGGTATCTAATCCAGCAATTCGCCGTGCTGAATTGATGACACGTATCAGAGGTTTTGAAATGGTGGCCGATCATCTTGGGCATGTAGGCGAATTCTATACGGTCACCACCCCTTCACGCATGCATGCTTGTCTGCATCATGGCGTAACCCATCCACGCTATGACGGCACCAGCGTTTTACAAGCGCACGAATACCTTACCCATATTTGGTCATTGATTCGCGCTGAATTGCATCGTCAGGGCATTCAACCCTATGGCTTCCGTGTAGTTGAACCGCATCACGACGGCACCCCGCATTGGCACTTACTATTATTCATGCCTGAAAAACACCGCGAAGCTGTGAGAAAAGTCATGCGTCATTACGCCCTTCTCGATAATGGCAACGAACCCGGAGCGCAAGAACGCCGCTTCAAATCGGAAGCGATTGATCCAGCGAAAGGCACGGCCGTTGGTTACATTGCCAAATACATCTCCAAGAATATCGACGGCTTCGCACTTGATCAGGATTTGTACGGCAATGATGCTGTAAAAGCAGCCGAGCGCATTACCGCATGGGCCAATACCTGGGGTATTCGTCAGTTTCAGCAAATCGGCGGCCCGAGCGTGACCGTATGGCGTCAATTAAGAAAACTCGACAAAGCCGACGATCCGGAGCTTGAATCCATCCGTCAATCTGCAACTGCCAGCGATTGGGCAGCTTTCATGCTGGCGATGGGAAACCCTGAAGCGCCGCATCGTTCACATGCCATCAAACCTTTCTACGATGAGAGCAAACGATTAAATCCAATGAATGGTGAAGTATATTCCCCGGCAACGGGACGTTATGGCGATTCTGCTCCATTGCGCGTATCCGGAATACTTTGGAAAGGATCGAGCTATAGCACACGCAAACATGTTTGGATGCTTTTCAAAGTCGACAGCGAGGACGTGACATTAAGGAGCGAGGCGCAAGCCGAGCGCACGCAATGTCACGCCGGAGCTGTTTCTCTTGGACTTGTATCAATAACTGTACCAACCCCTTTTCATCCTCAAAAGGTTAATCATGAAAACCCAACTCAACACTAA
- a CDS encoding HAD family hydrolase, translating into MIEAVLFDFDGTLADTAPDLGHALNRQRTARGLSELPIEQIRPLASAGSRGLLGLGFNIKPGDEGYEFMRDEFLDFYTQRLCHDTCLFPGVEALLNQMEMMNIPWGIVTNKPARFAHPLIQTLGLGQRVACIICGDETTHSKPHPGPLLAASNKMTISPARCIYLGDDIRDVQASLAAGMQPIVARYGYLGIDQAPETWGAHHLIDHPEELLVHL; encoded by the coding sequence ATGATTGAAGCTGTTCTCTTTGATTTTGACGGAACCTTGGCCGACACTGCGCCTGATCTTGGTCACGCCTTAAACCGGCAGCGCACTGCACGAGGCTTATCCGAACTCCCCATTGAACAGATCCGTCCGTTGGCGTCCGCTGGGTCACGAGGATTGCTAGGGCTCGGCTTTAATATCAAACCAGGCGATGAGGGCTATGAATTCATGCGCGATGAATTTCTGGATTTTTATACCCAACGTCTGTGTCACGACACTTGTTTGTTTCCGGGCGTAGAAGCGTTGTTGAATCAAATGGAAATGATGAATATACCATGGGGCATTGTCACCAACAAACCTGCTCGTTTTGCACATCCACTCATCCAAACACTTGGGTTAGGACAGCGAGTTGCCTGTATCATATGTGGCGACGAAACCACCCATTCCAAACCTCACCCTGGACCACTCCTGGCAGCCAGCAACAAAATGACCATTTCCCCTGCTCGCTGCATTTATTTAGGAGACGACATTCGCGATGTTCAAGCCAGTCTGGCAGCCGGCATGCAACCCATCGTTGCACGCTATGGCTATCTTGGCATTGATCAAGCACCGGAAACCTGGGGTGCGCATCACCTGATCGATCACCCCGAAGAATTGCTGGTTCATCTGTAA
- the ubiG gene encoding bifunctional 2-polyprenyl-6-hydroxyphenol methylase/3-demethylubiquinol 3-O-methyltransferase UbiG codes for MENDGINADPLELEKFSQLAHRWWDPHSEFKPLHEINPLRLNYINDLTNGLMGKTILDVGCGGGILSEGMASMGAHVTGIDLSDKALKVAKLHLLESGYDVDYRKITVESLAQEKPQHYDIVTCMEMLEHVPDPMSVIRACAELAKPNGWVFFSTINRNPKSYLFAIIGAEYILNLLPRGTHEYAKFIKPSELARMARNAGLADEKLIGMTYNPITKIYALEEDTDVNYIMAYRS; via the coding sequence ATGGAAAATGACGGTATCAACGCGGATCCGCTGGAGCTTGAAAAATTCAGCCAACTTGCTCACCGCTGGTGGGATCCGCACAGTGAATTTAAACCCTTACATGAAATCAATCCATTGCGTCTTAACTACATTAATGATCTGACCAATGGATTAATGGGAAAAACCATACTGGATGTCGGTTGTGGCGGCGGTATTCTATCCGAAGGCATGGCATCGATGGGCGCACATGTCACCGGCATTGATCTTAGCGATAAAGCGCTCAAGGTTGCTAAGCTGCATCTGTTGGAAAGCGGCTATGACGTTGATTACCGCAAAATTACCGTGGAATCATTGGCGCAAGAAAAACCACAGCATTATGATATTGTCACTTGCATGGAAATGCTTGAGCATGTGCCCGATCCAATGAGCGTTATTCGGGCATGCGCGGAATTAGCCAAACCCAATGGCTGGGTATTTTTCTCAACCATCAATCGCAACCCGAAATCCTACCTGTTTGCCATTATTGGCGCGGAATATATTTTAAATCTATTACCTCGCGGCACACATGAGTACGCAAAATTCATCAAACCTTCCGAGTTAGCTCGCATGGCACGTAATGCCGGTCTGGCCGATGAAAAACTGATTGGTATGACATACAATCCCATCACAAAAATTTATGCATTGGAAGAGGATACCGATGTCAACTACATCATGGCTTACCGCAGCTAA